Genomic segment of Passer domesticus isolate bPasDom1 chromosome 4, bPasDom1.hap1, whole genome shotgun sequence:
AAACTTCATGAACATATTAGCACTAATATTTTGCACTAATCTTAAACTCTTTATATGCAAAGAGTACTTGACCTCTGTGAGAAGAGGCACAGAATTGGATTCTCACAACATTTCTTCAAGGTAAAGATATGTGTTGCAATGATTTAATAAATGGGGAAACTGGGCAAAGACAGATGAAGTGACCAATCTGTGGTCACTCAGTGAGTAAGGAAAAAACTCAGAGGTTCCCAGTCTCCTGCTTCAACAAGAAGTAATATGTCCCTTGTTTTTCTACATATATTTATCTCAGTGAGACAACTGCACTCtaccaaatatttatttgttctGGAATATTATTAATAAACTAATTAGATCTTAAGTAAAaatttctaaaaaatatttttacatgaaAATCTAGTAATAGTGATACAGAATAGTAATACAGAACAAGTGGAAAGAGAAGCTTCTGAATTTAACTCCTCCTCCCCCACTCTTCAATTTCTTTTCTCCCCAATTTCATGCTCTTAGATTGAAAGGATTAGTGAGAGCTTCAGATTGATGGTCAGCATCACAAGGTCAGCTCCTACAAGTGACACTGCCTGATTAAACATATAGATTTAGAATGAAGCAAATCTGAAAGAGAAGCAAGTATCCTGAAAAACACTTATgctattatattaaaaaaaatgagtTGATACATACAGCTGGTCAAGATTTCTGCTAATGTAAGTATCAGTATACAAGCAAGTCTAAAAGATTAATCTAAAAATTATAGTCTGACTCATGATATACTGTGGCAAAACCACATAACTTTCTGGCAAAACAGAATGATGGTTTACTTTTAATGGTTACAAACATTGATACAACTGAGAGAGAAGTTCATACTCAGCCCTGATGCACAACACCACAGTACATTTTTCCCAGCCTTTTGGGCTTTGACGCCCTTGACTACAACCCACTGAAGGCACCATTCCACAGGGAACAGCAAACTGAGCTGATAGATCACATTACTGCAACACAGATTAAACCAGAAATATGTCACTGTCACAGTGCTCCTCCTCGTGAAGCCAGTCCTCTGTGCACAGCATCGGATGCTTTGTACCAAACTTTCTGGCTCCCTCTTGTGTCAGGAGAACAATAGGAACAGCTGGACACATCACGATGGATGAgaccagggctgcagggacaaaAGCCTGAGGATGAGTCCATGACATGGTATTTCACTTATCTtctctcccacatgaaaagtgtgTTAAAACCAAAAGGGAAACACTCCCTAACTGAAGATgctttatgggaaaaaaaatgggaaagttAAACAACTGTGTGAGGGTTAGAGACAGAGAAGTTCCCTCTTTCCTTTTGCATTTGGCTGACCCACCAGCAGTTTTCTGTAGCTCCAACACACAAATGAGGCATACAAGATTTTTGATGGGCACTCTGTCAGATGTCCCAGTTTGCAGCGACCATAGGTTATGTAGTCAAGCTCCAGAAGGATGAAGGACCCAGTAGCTGGGACTGGGAAATAACCAAAGGATAACTAAGCCTAAAACATAGCATTTTACACACTGCATTCTTGTAAAACCTGGCAAGACCACTACTTTTTGAAGTTGGTAGctaaacattaaaaagaaaaccagtatCTTCCTCTTCTTATGTGAATTGTGCTTGTCTGAAAACTCAGTGAGAAAATGAGAAGGAATATGACCTTTTTTGCTACAGGCCTTTTTTGCAGACAGTCATCAGGAGTTCACTGGGGAAGCCTGGTGCCTTATTTATTGTGTGCACTTCATGCAAAATTCttctattaatttttaaagctgaAAACATTACTCTGCCCCCTTCCTGCTCACCCCCATATTTCTCTTAAATTCAACCACAGCACTACCTCAGAAAACTCACCCAAATAATTCTAGGCTGAAGCATATTTCACTTGTTAGCAACTTCACTGAAATAAAGTCCTAGCAGTAAGTTTCAAACATATTATCTTAGCTCTCTTTTACTTGAAATAAATAATATCATTATAATATTAGCCTTGTGGAATCTCAGGTGACAACTAGgatccctgggcagcagggcctggagaaCATAAGAAATGCAAAAAGTTCTAAAGCTTTTTTCTAAACACTCAACACATGGCATATTTCAAACACTTCGGGTTCTAGGCCCAGAATGCTCACATCTTCACTTCTTTCAAGCATTGCAGCAAGAAAAATGAAGTTTAGAACAGGAAAAAGCATAAATTACTCTGATCTACTGTATAAGGGTTTATTAGTAACTTTGAGTAATAAAAAGGGTTTTGGTCAAGGGTGGAAAgtaactgaaaacaaaaactgGAGCACCAGTCAACAAAACTGCCCTCAGGAGTAACATGATGCCAGAAAAGTAGATCAGGATCTTTCCTGTGACAaaaagcctttttaaaaatttaatctaAAAAAACTTATGTTTTAAGGCCTCACACAAACCTGCTACCAACAGCTTGGTGTATAATAAAAAGTCTATTTAAAAGTGAATTATTAAAATGAAGTTGACCTTTGTAAAGATATATCTACTCTATTTTCTATTCTACTACTCACTAAATTGcatcaacaaaataaatattatttggtTAAAGCATAATGGAGTTATGCAGATAATTAGTTCTGCCATCAAATAGTGCAACTGAAGGAGAAACCCAGTTCTGTGAAGTACATGGACTGCAACTTTGACCTGTATTCAAAAATTTGACACTAAGCCTACAAGAAGTCAGACATAAACCAAACAGCATCACAGTACTGCATAAATATTGCAATATCCTACTGATCAATAAACACTTATTTGAAAACATAAGTTGTTGGAGGGAATTAAAAGTGGCAGAGTTTATAGCAAAAGGCTGACCTGCACTTCTTCCAGTGTAAAAATATTCTGTCAAGGCTGATGAATTTTATTCCCATGTGAATCATAGGAATAATTACCATCTTACTTCACTGACCAACATAATAAACACTAATTGCCCCAGACAGTCCCTAAAAAAGGATTAAAGCTCCATTTCCCAAAAATGCACCCAAAATCTTATCTGCTGGCTTAAACAAAACACGTGacacttttctttttattttcaaataatttgggTGTTTCTTCTTGTTTGAAATAGATTCTGTTATATTAGGATGCTACATGCCAATACATCAGAAtgacatgaaaatattttaattttttcatttcaatgtCTGAATTCAGCTGTCTAAACACCAGCCCATAGTGCCATGAAATAACTGCCCAGGACTTCCTGGCTACACACACCTTCAGCCAGGATGCCCTAAGGCCTTTAGCTAGGATAAACAGTGACATTCAGGCAACTGAACTGATCTCAGAACCCTTACATTTTCCAGAatttgtttctattttcttcTAAAGCCATATCTATACAACCTGTTCAAAATTAATCTGCAAATATTTGTAGATTGCTACAAATGTGCTTTTCCACCTAGCAGAAATTGCATATTACTTCTTTGTAGTTCACTACTTAAGGAGGGCAAAAATAATTACAGGGTTAGCTGAAAAGTCATTATAAAAGCTGCTTCCAGAAGATTATTCAGTAATTAAAAGTCTTTCCATAAAACACTTTATTTTGGTGGAAAAACATAAACCTGTATCAAGACAGAGAACcacctgaaaattaaaaaaagtttaatttacAGCAAAACCAGAATTTCTGTGATATAAACACATTCCAGTGAGATAGAAAGATTTACTGGATTTTGGAGACACATATTTGGGCCACATGCCTCCATTTAAGACTTTGACTTTAATCCACACCATCTGTCCACAGTGTCATTTTGCCTGCCCAAATCCAGCAATCAGGGCTACAAGGCCTGAAATCAGGGCAAAAAGGCCAAATACTGCAAAACACTGCAGACTCCTCCAGAACCTTTCATTTAGGCCACCTGAAAATGACTTTGGCTAAAGAGAGCAGAACAAGAGCCCTCCTAAACAAAAAAAGTGAGGTGTTTACATTGCCCATGcagagcccagaactggactaTTCTGCAGACAGATGGTCTACCTTGCATAACATCTGCTCTCTTTCAAGTTTTCAGTGGCTGGAGAGGCTCTAAACTTGCTTCAAATCTATTCCCAATCCCAGTAATGGGtgtttctgcagccagcagcctCCTCCCAAGGACCGTGCTTTTCTCCATGCCATGCACATACATACCATTAATTtgcagctctgctttccctgcaTTTTGTCCCCAACTTCTTGCTTGAGGTGGTCTAATTCTGATAGAGCCTGCATCAAACGAGTTTTGGTTTCTTCATACCTTGTTTCAGCAAAACCAAGCTCTCTGTACCACTTCTGAGCCTAACGGGAAGAACAAAAATTACTGAGTATAATTAGTCCAGCAGTGGTATCCTTTCTCAATACCAGCTTACATGCATGGATTTGAGGCTGCTCTCTACACCATAGCTTTTGAATTGTTATCAAttgattaaaataaatgaagttaTACAATACACTACCATCTTATGATAAGACATTAATGCAACTCTAGAATTATGCCCTATAGAATATCTCACTAGAGTTATgtcaaaaatattatttaaatttatttctaaatgtGAAGGTACCATGAATATTCtgaataaagtttaaaaaagcaGTGGTGTATGCACACATGATTTCAGAGATCACATCTTTGAAAGCCCTCAGAGCAAAGTGAAACCAAGTTTTTTATTAGCTGGCAGGGGGGAAAAGTCTTCTTGAGGAGTGTGCCATGGTTTTAACTGggacagagttaattttctccttAGTAGCTGACACAATGCAGTGTTTAATTCAGTAtaagaatcaaaacaaacatGTCAAAAATAAAGAATGCAAAGAAGCGAGGGGAAAGCCCCCCATATGctcactttttaatttttttctaggcTTCCTTCATTCCACTTACACACATTAACTGtagttttgaaaagaaaagcaaacctgaaccaaaaaccacaaaaaagccCTCAATAGCTCAGCTGGTTGCCTGAGAGCAAGCTCTTTCCTTTGTATGAGATATCATTTTTTCTCCTATCTGGAAGCAAAGGTTTCACATTATTTTAAGTAAACTGACGAAAGTATTTTAACACACAACTTCCTTATAACACACAAAACTATTAGAATGAGCCAAGTTAATCAGATtttacaacagaaataaaaccaaaatgtttCTTTATGTTCAAAATACAAGGTCAGAAGTCCTTGTCTAACCATCCAACAGTCATCTAAACCCACCCCTTCATTCCAGTTGCTTCACTTGAAAGCTGGGAAGTCTTATAAAGCTGctttcaaaggaaaataatttcatacaAACACCATGAAAACCCtattgctgtttttcttttacataCTCAACACACCTGCTGCTGCCAATGGTTTGTCCACAGGGCATGTAAGGGATCCCTGTTACAACCCCAGAAATATACACCTGCCATTAAAACACTACATTCTGCTTAGATGTGCATGGAGTGGAGACTGATTAATAAATAGGAATGTGAATATCTAGTGCATTCAGAAAGGCACAGCACTAAAAGCTTCCTTGGATGGTGTCAAAAGTGCAGATTTACTTCACACAGACACAGAAGTCTCCAAGCAGGTGTTGCTGGACTTGGTGTTTGCTACACAGCGTGGAGAGGAGGGCAGCACGCCTGGCaatgcctctgggtgcagcaaaCCCCTGACATGATCTGGCTTCTCACTCAAAAACTGCTTTCAGTTCAGCTTTGCAGTAACCCTCAGGGCTTCCACCACCCTCTCCTCATTCCCAGTGATGTGGAGGgaagcagctgcccagaggtgGCCAGAGTGGGCAGGTTGTTGTGTGTGCCTTTGCCAGGGCACTCAGCCTCTGGCACAGTGTGCTGCAGGAATGCAGCTGCACTTGATGCTCACCCAGCCAAGGGTGACTGTGCCATGCATCACTCAAAGATCAGAGGAACATTTTGGTTCTGCAGATCAGAGACTTCCCTGTTTTGTGAAAGTGTTAGAGCCTGGCAGAAAGAAGACAGCCatgtaagaaaacaaaagaaaaaacaaatttggTCCTCAGAAGTGCATCAGAGTAGAAGGTTACCtctttttttgatttttctaattccttttgctgtatttttagtTTCTCTTCCACCTTTCCAACTTGCTCTTTCATTGTGCTGTAGCTTTCAAACATGCTGCCCTGGATAGCAAAAAAAGACAGGATGACTCACCAAATGGCACACAGTCGTTCATAGAACAATAGATGGCTTCCTCTTAAACTACTACAAAAACTTTGCATAAAATCAAGGTATGACATATAAGTATTTCTCTGCTGACTATTCTCAAGTGAAGTAGTAATTTTGCATTTATAAGTACATAGTAAACTCCACAGAAATGCACTGTGGTGTAAGATGTATCTTACACCACAGGAAGAACATGGATAAGAAATCCACCACAAGTAAGGATCCTGTCTTTAGAGATATATAATATAGATCATATAcatcaaaacattaaaacaaaaaaaaattagatcaaatcaaaataaaattagtaaATTATCATGTGCACACTTTTCACCAAAACATGCTATTTTCACCATTCTAAAAAGTTTCCTTCTGTTAGGAGAATTTGTAGTAGAATTAAAGCTTGTAAAAGCTTTTACTCTTGCaattacataaatattttttttaaagcctgaaCAGTGCAGTCTTTTAAGTATTATTTTTAACTTAGTAGCTTGCTGTATCACTTTAACATTCTCTAATacaacattccaaaaaaaacccctctctgGCATTTTGCCTTCTATTTAGAAGTTAACTTTAGCACCTCAGCTCATGTTAAGAGGTTAAAGTTTCCTCCATCACTCAGCTTTGCCCTCCAAATGACATTTGTAGCTCTCTTTCTTTAGCAGATCCTGCTTGATAACATTCCTTACTCTTATTATTTACCTTTTTCCCAGGGGAATAATCTGAAGGATCTACAGCCAGAGCTCCCTGTTCTTCAGTTTGTGTTACACTACATGCTGTTTCAACTTTCTTTGGCTTAAGACCAGGTTGTTGACTTTCTTCTTTCAGTTTTATATTTGTCTTTATTCCTatacttttctcttttcttagtTCTTCATAGGTGAAACCCAGAGAAGACAttaattcttttaaatttttattttctaaaataatgttcacatttgctttctgaaattgATCAAGCTGTTCTGAAGTTTCTTGCTTGATTCTGTCTATCTCTCTTTGCAGtacacatttttcttcctgtaagTGAGAAATGGTTTGATAACAGCTAGTTTTGCAGTCTTGGAGTTCTGAAACTAAGGTCCTGTATTTGTCTTGCTCACACTTTATCTCTGCCAAATGTCTCAACAAAGTTTCTTTTTCGCCTTCTGAAAGAGCTATTCTTTGtaaatttctctttctctcttgcaTTAATTCATTATATTGTGCTACATAGTTCTCCTTGTCTTGTAATAATTTAGCCATTTCTTTGAAGCAcctgcttctttcttctttcaggtCAGAAAGCAGCTGGAAGTACCTCATTTTCCATCTATTCAGGAATAGAACGCCCCCATGAAGTTTATTTGATGCACTTGTCCATGAATCCTTTTCAGAAttcctgtttttctcttcaGTATATGAGAGATTCTTAGAAAAAGTTGCAACTAAAAATGTTGCTGGGGTCATGGTACTTTCTTCTGTAAAGTTGTTATAACATCCACCAGCAACTTCTTTCTCATTAAATAAGTTTTGGAATGAAAGAACATTAGCTTCATCTGCTGctaaaacattttgaaaatatgcatccatctcctcttccaggGCACACATCATCTGAGCATATCTGTCATTCTCCTGTTGCAATATACAGACTTTTTTGGAGTAATTCTCATTCTCTTGCATCAGCAGAAATATCCCCTGAGAACACGCAGCCACTGCCTTTTCCAGTACAGATATTCTCACGTTACACTCATTTCCAGCTCCCCAGGTTGACGGATGACAGATACATTTATAAAAATTGTTCCCTGGCTGGAATAGTTTGCTTAAGCACACAGGCCCCTCTTGCAGAGGAAACAGCAAGTTTAGTGGATACCTCTCTTCatttgatgaaaaaaaattctgagagTATTCATGTTGCACAATTTTAGCAGCTGCTTTTTGACATGAGAAATTCTTATTTGGTTCACGTAGTTTCAAGGTCTGGTCTTTCCTTTTTGTCAGGCCAATGTTGCTGGAGGGGCTTGTTTGGTGAGTTGGTTTCTGAGtctgctttcctttcccttcaaTTTCAATTATGTCTTCTCCATTACATCCACTGTTCACATCAGGGATGcagatttctgaaatattttcttctttctccattCGTTCACGACTCCCTTTGACACATTTTTTAAAGTCTTTAAAATCAACAGATAAACTCTGGGCACCCTGCATGCTATGGAGATTCTCTTTGGCTTCCATTCCTTGCTTCCCAGGACTGAATAATTCAGTTTTGTAGGAAATTTTAGAACTTTCCTCAAGACCACAGGTCACCTGTTGTTGTAGGGCTTTGTCATTCtgtatttcttctctttcagcTCTCCCTGTAAAGATTTTTTGGTGATACTTTTCATTATCAACATCTTTATCTAGACATCTGTTCTCACTCACACTTCCTGGCAGAATTTGCTTGTTTCCCCAATGTTTTTCCATGTTGCATTCTTCTATAGATGTGAAAATTTCAGCCACAGTGGAAGGCAATGTTATATGGAGAAGTTCAGTAGCTCTGTCATAAAATCCTCCTTCTGCAACAATGCAAAGGCCATCTGACCAAAGATTTGTATTTGTCTCACAGaaactgaaattcctcactttCTCCTCAGTGGTGAAAGCTGTTATGTGACATCTTCCAAGCTCAAACAAAGTCAGTTGGAGCTCCTTCCTCATTAAGATTTCAACCACAGAAGCACGGAATGTCTTCACTGGTAGAGTTATAGTGTGCTCCTTCAAGAGAAAAAGGGTTTCTTCATCTTCAGTTCCCTTACTTGTCTCACCATTGGGTAACTTCTCAGAACAAGGGGGAAGCAGTCCTGCTGCGTGATGACTTGGGGTACACCTGAGCAAAGTGGAAGTGTCCTCCAGAGTATTTGCCCTCTGTGGTCCAAGGGTGACCTGACAATAACAAATGTGAAACTCAAAAATACATGCAAAGCAACATACTAAtcatattttgttttttccttcattgACAAAACACTTGATTACAGatagatgagaaaaaaatatttccatacaaagtgttttcaaataattaaaCACTTGCAAGAAGAGTAATGTTACAAATCAGGTATGAGTAAGTCAACCATTGTGTTAGTGCACACCTTTATGTATATACCTTGTAAAGCATCTGCAGTAGCTATGATTTAAAGCTAGTATTATATTCACCTTTAACTCTTCATTTTCTCTCCTATTTCACTTGCTCCCTGTGCACAAAGATAGCAAGAACAGCAGTAACTTTTCTTCTCACCTGCTCAGTCTCAGCTAGAGCAGCAACtttcacaaaggctctggaactGCATTCCAAAACTGGTACAAGGTCTTCTGGTACCTCCTCCATCTGTTTTGGTCCCTCACAACTACAGGCTGGTGTTTCTGTTATGATAAAGCACTGGTAAATGTAATGTCACTCCTAGGTAGCtacaaaaaagcaaacacaaaaccatCCAAGCACATGTTCtgaatagaaaaatattttagtgagaGTATACTCAAAATTCCCTTCTGTACCAGCAGCATACATCACCACTGATACAGATACAAGCATGATGGCAGACACGAAAATGAGCTTCATAAAAACCCCATAAATATCGAGGTCTAAACCAAGGCATATTTGGGGTTCATGGTTTCCAGTTCCCAAAGcatttggaaatggaaaatacaTTTCATTACAGTGGGCAGGTGGAAACTTAGGGATTAAACTTACAGGTTAAAATTACTCAGTGCAAGTCTGCATCTACATTCACTAAAATTTGCTATAAAATTCCCATTCATTTATATTGGAAGAATTTACCTAATATAATCTGTCAAGAAAAGAGTTTTGACATTGTTTGGTCTGAAGAGCAAATCTCTTTGCTGCATGGCATTCCCAAATACTATACTTCATCCAGGACATACAAAGTACCCTCTCACCTCTGAAGTTTCTTGAAAGTTCTAGGATGTCTTGTGAAAGCTCATATTTGAATAGCAGCAGTTATCATTTCACCTTCCCCAGATACAGTTTAGAGATTAGGAGGATTTTCAAACGGTTTACACCTTTTAAGTCATACACACCCCATGAACAAAATCATCTTCACTTTGATGGcatagaaatgaaagcaaaaaatcagatttctttGCATACCAGACTCTTTATCTTGTAGCAGCACAACTGGAGTTTGAGTAGCTCTGCTTCTGAGTGAATCCAAGACTGCCCTCCATTTCAGATTCTGAACTTCATCTTGAATTAGCTCTCCATTCTTAATGGGAAaagggggaggaaaaggaaaaaaccccacaggttatatgcatatatatggTGTTTGTGATAAGAAAAACAGGCATATGAATTTTCTTTGCTATTTTACATTCAAAAGACCCATTATTTCATTAGGACTGCTATTGTTTCATACAATTTTCTTATTTCAACATTTTTCCAGTAAATGCTGTAATCGTAAACTTTCCTAAAGTTTTCCCTTCATACTTTACAAAGCATTAAGGAAGAAAATCTGAGTCATAAGCATGTAATATGTCAGATCACAGGTGGAACAGTGACTAAATTATATGGTCATCAACAAAGATAAAAGAAAGTCCAATCAAGCAGGGAATAAGATTAAAAGTTCAGTGCCCAGCTACAATTGTTCCTAAGTCGAAAGAACTCAAAGTGGAATAACCATTCCAaacaaaattttgtttttccattGATAATTTAATTGCATACTTCATATTCTGTTCTTGACATTTATCTTGAGTCCCTGATTGAATCTGAAAATTTTGACACTTCCTGATGCAAAGCAGATACCCCTATTGCTTGATAACAGCACATCATATTTCACATGCACTGTGCTCATTTTCAGTGAACAGAAGAATCAGATTTGATTGTCTCAACAAAACACATAATTGAGACAGTAACCAAAACAGCTACACCACAGAAACCAAGCCAACACAGGCACTTTTGTcttcctgcagtgctctgcatcaaacaccagcagaaaataaatctgGTCGCTTTGCACTGAgctgcaattttaaaattacatatgGATGGAAAAGGCAATTACTCCCAAGTCTTCAGTTCCTAGTGAGTCAGGAAAAGGCTGCTGATTTTCCACAGGACCACCAGTGagagtaatttttatttcaatccAAGTCAGCTGCCTCATTGTTATGCTCTATTAAAAGATCTTGACTGGGAGGCACAACTTAAGTGGAAACCACAACACTTCCAAGATTTCTTCCCTTATTTTCTCCGTCATATCGACtaatagaatggtttggattgaaaGGTATCTTAAAGGTCATCCAGTTTCAACCCccttgccatgagcagggacaccttccaccagaccaggctgctcaggccccatccagcctggtcttgaacaccCCCAGGGCTAGGGCATCCaaaacctctctgggcaacctgtttgTAACTAATCCCAATTCCCTGAAACTCAATCATTCCTTTCCTGCACCTTTTCGTTTATTTTGTTATAGATATCAACTCTTGATTTATATGTGGGTACTGTCAAAAGAAAGTTACACAAAATTATGAATAGGACAGAAAGCTCAGGTGGCAGAACACCACACCTAGAAATCAAGACCTCAGTTGTCACGTGGAAGCTGCAGAAAGATTCATTGCTTGGTTTTTTGATACTTTTCCCTCACCTTCAACAGACACCCCTAATGCTCACATGTAGAAACTGATAAGTCAACACACAGCTACAGGTAACAAGCTGCTTTTTTTGGTGTATGTTCATTTCTCATTCAGGCATATACTGCAGCTGGAATATTGCAGACAGGATGCTGATACTGAGTTTGGAAATTCAAATTTTCCACAAGATTTATTTGGAGACTACACTCCACCATGAGATGCAGTTCACCTCTTGGTGCTCAGTCTAATAGGATCTTGTATTGCACAGAGTTTCTCATTTTTATAGCTGTCAACGGAGTATGATGAGCTCAAATGAGTTTTCTTGCAACTATTTTGGCTTAAATACTACAAGATCGAGGTGATGAGACTGAGAAATTCTATTTTAATACATGCTGGTAAAACTCCAGGCAAGGGGGGAAAACCCTTTtcagttttacagaaaaaacaCCAGATGTCTCCCTCCTCCTTTTATCATAGATagtgcatttttttccctgctgtctcAAGTCAATTTTCTACTAGAAAAATGCAAGTGTACTTGCAGTACCAAAATAGGAAGAAGAGACAACCAGAAATGCAGAAGGCACAGGATTTGATGCTGCAGATACTATTCACAGTATTTAGTGAACAATACCCACTCTGCATCAAAGTAAACACAAATTACGGCCTGTTCATTTATACCAAACACTGGGTAACTGAGACTCTGATCTCCTGTGACACCAGATATGTAAATTAATACttcaaaaagaaatatttagaaaacttcatgtagagaaaaaaaataggctTTTATTAGAGTACAAAATAGAAAGAATCCTGTTTCTTGAAGACTTTTGGATTGGTCTCAGGCAATTAGTCAGTTGCGTATCTTGCTTTCCCATCTTTAAATaacccttttttctccttttctcagTTTTATCAAACCAATAGTAATGCTTCACTACATCTTCTCTGGCTCTGAAATCCCTCACTCCTCTTGACTTTAGCTGTGCAGTACCCTCATAGTGCATCTGTTTGTTATACCTGTTTACAAACTCAGTGCAAGTCCATCAAGAAGtatcttaaatattttcaaaccataTTCTTCATTCCCAAGAAGAAGTGAATACACCAGTTAAAGTGATTATAGCAATGGCTCATGGTAAGCAGTTGGTTTTTCTGCCACTTTGGGGCAGCTCCAGAGACCTGTGGGGTGAGGTGCAGCTTCTGAGCTCTCCTCAGAGTCACCCACATGCTGCTGGTTACTGCAGGATGGTCTTTCCACTCTCCCACAGACACAACTGTGTCTGGAGCTCACTGCCTTGGAACTCTAGAATCAATGATGGGATAAAATCACCAGGCCTGCAAGAGTGCATTCCACTaccaggttaaaaaaaaaaaaaagtctatatTTCCTCTAGCTTTATGGGTACAAGATCCTCTCTAGCTTCTCCCAGTTCTGGAAGTACTCGCAGTCTGACTGACCTCCAGTATGAAAGGGTTTTGTTCATGCCCTTTACCTCTTGGTTAGCTGCAGTTAAAACCAGGAGAGCTCTTGGCATATCAGGTCACAATCTGAATGAGTGTGAGGCATAGCTGATCTCACTTTAAATAAAGTCTCAATAAAAATACCCTGCACCTCAGTGCATAAAGAATAAAACTTTGTTTGAGTCCACTCTGTGAAAATAATTGTTCCTTGTCAGCAAAATGAATTGG
This window contains:
- the JAKMIP1 gene encoding janus kinase and microtubule-interacting protein 1 isoform X4; amino-acid sequence: MKELERSHKTLLVMIDQLCVKLDQVENANLRIKGKLQSIQEDLMHLVENQKKSEKKHKEKLRWLQEQLKTKEDEIKSQSEYFEHYKQRQRQQTEVLRKRDCYLQGEVSRLEKQVLDLNAHAAFLTSKLEEGMVQHLQQKLQSVCSGAQGCKHPGREEMEWKSYIENVEHDVKSHFKAFQQNLKFLREKEENTRREQADLLTELQCSQNTEDFLRTKLEESHHHVYSLKLSEIKLQEKVEELLDENRTLKDQGIMKLKKKNKKYSELTRLVDGDNSVDLNGELIQDEVQNLKWRAVLDSLRSRATQTPVVLLQDKESETPACSCEGPKQMEEVPEDLVPVLECSSRAFVKVAALAETEQVTLGPQRANTLEDTSTLLRCTPSHHAAGLLPPCSEKLPNGETSKGTEDEETLFLLKEHTITLPVKTFRASVVEILMRKELQLTLFELGRCHITAFTTEEKVRNFSFCETNTNLWSDGLCIVAEGGFYDRATELLHITLPSTVAEIFTSIEECNMEKHWGNKQILPGSVSENRCLDKDVDNEKYHQKIFTGRAEREEIQNDKALQQQVTCGLEESSKISYKTELFSPGKQGMEAKENLHSMQGAQSLSVDFKDFKKCVKGSRERMEKEENISEICIPDVNSGCNGEDIIEIEGKGKQTQKPTHQTSPSSNIGLTKRKDQTLKLREPNKNFSCQKAAAKIVQHEYSQNFFSSNEERYPLNLLFPLQEGPVCLSKLFQPGNNFYKCICHPSTWGAGNECNVRISVLEKAVAACSQGIFLLMQENENYSKKVCILQQENDRYAQMMCALEEEMDAYFQNVLAADEANVLSFQNLFNEKEVAGGCYNNFTEESTMTPATFLVATFSKNLSYTEEKNRNSEKDSWTSASNKLHGGVLFLNRWKMRYFQLLSDLKEERSRCFKEMAKLLQDKENYVAQYNELMQERKRNLQRIALSEGEKETLLRHLAEIKCEQDKYRTLVSELQDCKTSCYQTISHLQEEKCVLQREIDRIKQETSEQLDQFQKANVNIILENKNLKELMSSLGFTYEELRKEKSIGIKTNIKLKEESQQPGLKPKKVETACSVTQTEEQGALAVDPSDYSPGKKGSMFESYSTMKEQVGKVEEKLKIQQKELEKSKKEAQKWYRELGFAETRYEETKTRLMQALSELDHLKQEVGDKMQGKQSCKLMPVYTLKDAQEKEINKIASKRLEQQVLTLKAQLRDQAALQNQFHDLQNEVELLQARLCEKEKELQKRKSEVKLTLAPLKAKLACLTQKCQERNSFIRRMHDEFHRQGFINSAFDEEIQNLVNDMTLAEYTAAFTPMCDQEKRPSCTDVSQANGQPEDCVAGARGSRRIGSVPADSQPGRDGPQSSPLTPNVSAGSSVGIASPERITALHGELRENHPKNCQ